A region of Acidisarcina sp. DNA encodes the following proteins:
- a CDS encoding penicillin-binding transpeptidase domain-containing protein codes for MKRIGVLVFLLLICAAPLALLANTRHATSPHKAKGSHIQESTSVQRNIAHMQHRSRTAASRRGRGRAHLRNASLTIRRHRSYERFTGNSFADGVSDGDQIQGEDPVVRAAAIDALGNMNGTVVAIDPNTGRILAMVNQNLALSSGAEPCSTIKVSVALAALQEGIITKDTPVNLGGSYHMDLTQALAHSNNLYFETLGRRLGFERVRHYANQFGLGELAGYNIPGEQLGVYPDQELPASEGGVGRMCSFGEGVSMTPLQLGALVSAIANGGTLYYLQHPTSPEEVSNFHPRVKRTLDIARIIPEISDGMHAAVQYGTARSLRTSFNQFPVLGKTGTCSNNGTRYGWFASYADTQYGRIVTVFFLQGGRPTFGPKAAELTGHFYRNLWDHSYFAAKSPATEKSAVQELNGASQ; via the coding sequence ATGAAACGCATAGGCGTATTGGTTTTTTTACTGCTGATCTGCGCGGCTCCGCTGGCGTTGCTGGCGAATACCCGCCACGCCACCTCTCCGCATAAAGCAAAGGGTTCCCATATTCAGGAATCCACCAGCGTTCAGCGCAATATCGCACATATGCAGCACCGCAGCCGTACCGCGGCAAGCCGCAGGGGACGCGGCCGGGCCCATCTGCGCAATGCCAGCCTCACGATTCGCCGCCACCGCAGCTATGAGCGGTTTACCGGCAACTCCTTCGCAGACGGTGTGAGCGACGGCGACCAGATACAGGGCGAGGATCCGGTGGTTCGTGCAGCCGCGATCGATGCGCTGGGCAACATGAACGGCACCGTGGTCGCGATCGATCCCAACACGGGCCGCATCCTGGCGATGGTGAACCAGAACCTGGCTCTCAGCAGCGGAGCCGAACCCTGCTCGACCATCAAGGTTTCTGTAGCGCTCGCGGCCCTTCAGGAAGGCATCATCACCAAGGACACCCCGGTGAATCTTGGCGGCAGCTACCACATGGACTTGACGCAGGCGCTGGCGCATTCGAACAACCTGTATTTTGAGACTCTCGGGCGCCGACTTGGATTTGAGCGCGTCCGCCACTATGCCAATCAATTCGGCCTGGGAGAATTGGCCGGATACAACATTCCCGGTGAACAGCTCGGTGTCTATCCGGATCAGGAACTTCCTGCCAGTGAGGGCGGCGTGGGCCGCATGTGCTCCTTCGGTGAAGGGGTTTCCATGACCCCGCTCCAACTTGGCGCTCTGGTTTCGGCCATTGCCAACGGAGGAACGCTCTACTATCTGCAGCATCCCACCTCACCGGAAGAGGTAAGCAACTTCCACCCGCGCGTCAAGCGCACGCTGGATATCGCGCGCATCATTCCCGAGATCAGCGATGGCATGCATGCCGCCGTGCAGTATGGCACCGCCCGCTCTCTGCGGACCAGCTTCAACCAGTTTCCGGTGTTGGGCAAGACGGGAACCTGCTCGAATAATGGCACCCGCTACGGCTGGTTTGCCTCCTATGCGGATACGCAATACGGACGCATTGTCACCGTCTTCTTCCTGCAAGGCGGACGGCCTACCTTTGGACCCAAGGCCGCCGAACTTACCGGGCATTTCTACCGTAATTTGTGGGATCACAGCTACTTCGCTGCGAAGTCCCCCGCTACCGAGAAGTCCGCAGTGCAGGAACTCAACGGCGCTTCGCAATAA
- a CDS encoding NAD(P)H-hydrate dehydratase, with the protein MKILTADEMRSTDQRTVEQFGVDSLTLMEHAGTAVAQFIVREYPAHLRITVLCGGGNNGGDGFVAARLLRRVGHEVSVLLLADPADVKGDARTMLGRMSLTPTVVRQAADLESPEVRDLFHQSQLFVDAVLGTGFKPPLRPLAAQVGTMINASAVPVVAVDLPSGWDADTRLLQAPGAFRADAVVTFTAPKPAHIFGNLTRGPIVVAAIGSPSDAIQSAANLSWAGSSKKIVEQPRPVESNKGAFGHVLVIGGSKGKSGAPSMAALAALRAGAGLVTAAIPDSILASVAGVTPELMTAPLIEGKYGEIVCRNLEAGNLKPLLERKTVVALGPGLGREQEAADFAMGLLNETSLPMVIDADGLNAFADGHTDLLDGRDRTLILTPHPGEMARLVGMTIPQVQERREEVARDFAVGHSVTLVLKGHRTLVAHPDGSISANTSGNPGMAKGGSGDVLTGIVAAMIAQYPEDVPNAVNTAVYLHGLAADFAVREQDEHTLLATDIIAALFHAFRFRPQDKDGYVWIQGISREAVTRTQ; encoded by the coding sequence ATGAAGATCCTTACCGCGGACGAGATGCGTTCCACCGATCAGCGCACGGTGGAGCAGTTTGGCGTGGATTCGCTGACTCTGATGGAACATGCGGGAACCGCAGTAGCTCAGTTTATTGTGCGTGAGTATCCTGCCCACCTGCGCATCACTGTGCTGTGCGGAGGCGGCAATAACGGCGGCGATGGTTTTGTTGCTGCAAGGCTGCTGCGGCGTGTCGGGCACGAGGTCTCGGTTCTTCTGCTCGCCGATCCCGCCGACGTGAAGGGCGATGCTCGTACCATGCTGGGGCGGATGAGCCTGACCCCGACAGTTGTGCGCCAGGCGGCGGATCTTGAATCTCCCGAGGTGAGGGATCTTTTTCATCAATCCCAGTTGTTTGTAGATGCTGTTCTGGGCACCGGATTCAAGCCTCCGCTACGACCTCTTGCGGCCCAGGTCGGCACCATGATCAACGCATCTGCGGTTCCGGTTGTCGCGGTCGATCTCCCGAGCGGCTGGGATGCGGATACTCGCTTGTTACAGGCTCCGGGAGCCTTCCGCGCAGATGCGGTTGTCACCTTTACCGCACCCAAGCCGGCACATATTTTCGGCAATCTGACGCGTGGCCCCATCGTGGTCGCAGCTATTGGATCGCCGTCCGATGCGATCCAGTCCGCTGCCAATCTCAGTTGGGCGGGCTCTTCCAAGAAGATCGTCGAGCAGCCTCGCCCGGTGGAGAGCAACAAGGGAGCCTTCGGCCATGTACTGGTGATTGGCGGCTCTAAGGGAAAATCGGGCGCTCCGTCGATGGCCGCCCTGGCCGCGTTGCGCGCCGGAGCAGGCCTGGTTACCGCGGCGATTCCCGATTCAATTCTGGCATCTGTTGCGGGCGTCACTCCGGAGCTGATGACGGCTCCGTTGATCGAGGGGAAGTATGGCGAAATCGTCTGTCGCAACCTTGAAGCCGGCAACCTCAAACCCTTGCTGGAACGTAAGACCGTAGTAGCCCTCGGTCCCGGTCTGGGACGGGAGCAGGAGGCCGCGGACTTCGCCATGGGTTTGCTGAACGAGACCAGCCTGCCTATGGTGATCGACGCCGATGGGCTCAATGCATTCGCGGATGGGCACACGGATCTGCTGGACGGACGCGATCGCACGCTGATTCTAACTCCGCATCCGGGGGAGATGGCGCGGCTGGTTGGCATGACCATACCCCAGGTGCAGGAGCGGCGTGAAGAAGTGGCGCGGGATTTTGCCGTGGGCCACTCCGTCACCCTGGTGCTGAAAGGGCATAGAACCCTGGTTGCGCACCCCGACGGGAGCATCAGCGCGAACACCAGCGGCAACCCAGGAATGGCGAAGGGAGGCAGCGGAGACGTTCTCACCGGCATTGTCGCCGCGATGATCGCGCAGTATCCTGAAGACGTCCCTAACGCTGTCAATACTGCGGTCTATCTCCACGGGCTTGCCGCCGACTTCGCCGTGCGCGAACAGGACGAGCATACGCTGCTGGCGACGGACATAATCGCAGCACTATTTCACGCATTTCGCTTTCGGCCTCAGGATAAAGACGGGTATGTTTGGATACAGGGGATCAGTCGCGAAGCAGTTACCAGGACGCAGTAG
- the ftsA gene encoding cell division protein FtsA produces the protein MSERPDSLITVLDVGSSRIRVLVADLNDGALRYRGHGIVESAGMRKGLIAELQPAIQAITKAANLAEASARCTIEQCVVGIGGPHVRGVNSRGGITLGSRLREISREDVRAAIDRARSVSLPPDREVLHLLPQQFILDEQPGIHDPVGMVGNRLEVNLHISTCSGSASQSVITCANRAGLEVTETVFEAVATAEATISPDERELGVCVMDIGAGSTELAVFFEGSVAHTAVIPVGGDHFTNDLAVGLHVPVQEAEMLKCRYGNAVVTSVSQQAEIELQGIQGYAPRIVRQRLLSEILEPRARELFHLLRENLRQGGVLEAMGAGCVITGGGSRLPGLLDVAESLLRVPARLGYPVPLSKMPEEIVQPEFATTIGMLLYTHRTRILRAAEDQGLRAKLRAMFAGSL, from the coding sequence ATGAGTGAACGACCCGATAGCCTGATCACCGTGCTCGATGTCGGCAGCAGCCGCATCCGTGTTCTGGTCGCTGACCTGAACGACGGCGCTTTGCGCTACCGCGGCCACGGCATCGTGGAATCGGCCGGCATGCGAAAGGGTCTCATTGCCGAACTCCAGCCTGCGATTCAGGCCATCACCAAGGCGGCCAATCTCGCCGAGGCCAGTGCCCGCTGCACCATAGAGCAGTGCGTGGTCGGCATCGGCGGTCCCCATGTTCGCGGAGTAAACAGTCGCGGCGGCATCACCCTTGGCTCGCGCCTGCGCGAGATCAGCCGCGAGGATGTGCGCGCCGCCATCGATCGCGCGCGCTCCGTCTCCCTGCCGCCGGACCGCGAAGTTCTCCACCTGCTGCCGCAGCAGTTCATCCTCGATGAGCAGCCGGGGATTCACGATCCTGTCGGCATGGTGGGCAACCGGCTTGAGGTGAACCTGCACATCTCCACCTGCTCCGGCAGCGCGTCGCAAAGCGTCATCACCTGCGCCAACCGGGCCGGACTCGAAGTGACGGAGACAGTCTTTGAAGCCGTGGCAACCGCCGAGGCCACCATATCGCCCGACGAGCGCGAGCTTGGCGTGTGTGTAATGGATATCGGCGCCGGATCGACCGAACTGGCGGTCTTCTTTGAGGGGTCGGTCGCGCATACCGCGGTCATCCCGGTGGGGGGAGATCACTTCACCAACGATCTGGCGGTTGGCCTGCACGTGCCAGTGCAGGAGGCGGAGATGCTGAAGTGCCGCTACGGAAATGCGGTCGTCACCTCCGTCTCGCAACAGGCAGAAATTGAATTGCAGGGAATTCAGGGCTATGCGCCGCGCATTGTGCGCCAGCGCCTGCTCAGCGAGATCCTCGAGCCCCGCGCCCGTGAGCTCTTCCACCTGCTGCGCGAAAACCTGCGTCAGGGAGGCGTCCTGGAAGCGATGGGCGCCGGTTGCGTCATTACTGGAGGCGGATCGCGCCTCCCCGGGCTCCTGGATGTAGCCGAGAGCCTGCTGCGCGTGCCGGCCCGCCTGGGCTACCCCGTCCCGTTATCGAAGATGCCGGAAGAGATTGTGCAGCCGGAGTTTGCGACGACTATCGGGATGCTGTTGTATACCCATCGCACCCGCATCCTGCGCGCGGCGGAAGATCAGGGCCTGCGCGCGAAGCTGCGCGCCATGTTTGCTGGTAGTTTGTAA
- the ftsZ gene encoding cell division protein FtsZ, translating into MSQSEEIRIQYHDEIPRGARIKVIGVGGGGGNAVNRMIAAKVEGVEFIVANTDVQALQLSQAPVKLQLGVKLTSGLGAGANPDVGRRAALEDSDKIIEALEGADMVFVTAGLGGGTGTGAAPVIASLASEMGALTVAVITRPFFFEGKRRMAQSERGMEELLESVDTMIVIPNEKLLVVAKDAGFFESFRIADDVLRQGVQGISDIITIPGIINRDFADVKTTMAGMGYAVMGTAIASGGNRAVEAAQAAMASPLLEAGAIDGAKGILINISGSSNLKLSEVNEASTLIQSAAHDEANIIFGAVLDESMGEQVKITVIATGFRQDMPQRRVRLLSGALNPDHSLVPQVRVEPRPVTARFMSEEEEQRMETPVPAQAPQPSAAFVSAEPAHSSAEEAFSAPAAPAPLVEEDLTPAHPVQPERIAEPFAEPHVEAHPDPWAEAPVEQNQIPVAAVTAEHDLFPRETRSIFGDSDSEQGAENLDIPAFLRRGGL; encoded by the coding sequence ATGAGTCAGTCAGAAGAAATTCGTATTCAATATCACGACGAAATCCCCCGCGGAGCGAGGATCAAGGTCATTGGCGTGGGTGGCGGTGGTGGCAACGCGGTCAACCGCATGATTGCGGCCAAAGTCGAGGGCGTCGAGTTTATCGTGGCCAACACCGACGTGCAGGCGCTGCAGTTGTCGCAAGCTCCGGTGAAGCTGCAACTGGGCGTGAAGCTCACCAGCGGTCTGGGCGCAGGCGCCAATCCGGATGTGGGCCGGCGTGCGGCGCTCGAAGACTCCGACAAGATCATCGAAGCGCTGGAAGGCGCGGACATGGTCTTTGTGACTGCCGGACTCGGCGGCGGCACAGGCACTGGCGCGGCTCCCGTCATTGCTTCGCTGGCGAGCGAAATGGGCGCGCTGACGGTGGCGGTGATCACACGGCCGTTCTTCTTTGAGGGCAAGCGCCGCATGGCCCAGTCGGAACGCGGCATGGAGGAACTGCTCGAGAGCGTCGATACCATGATCGTGATCCCCAACGAAAAGCTGCTCGTCGTCGCCAAGGACGCCGGCTTCTTTGAGTCGTTCCGGATCGCCGACGATGTGCTGCGCCAGGGCGTGCAGGGCATCTCGGATATCATCACTATCCCCGGCATCATCAATCGCGACTTTGCGGACGTAAAGACAACCATGGCCGGCATGGGCTATGCGGTGATGGGAACGGCAATCGCTAGCGGCGGCAATCGCGCGGTAGAGGCGGCCCAGGCTGCGATGGCATCGCCTCTGTTGGAGGCGGGAGCGATCGACGGCGCCAAGGGCATCCTTATCAACATCAGCGGCTCCAGCAACCTGAAGCTCAGCGAGGTCAATGAGGCCTCCACGCTGATCCAGAGCGCCGCGCATGACGAAGCCAATATCATCTTCGGTGCCGTGCTGGACGAGTCGATGGGAGAACAGGTGAAGATCACCGTTATCGCCACCGGCTTCCGCCAGGATATGCCGCAGCGCCGGGTCCGGCTGCTTAGCGGCGCTCTGAATCCTGATCATTCGCTTGTTCCGCAGGTCCGGGTGGAACCACGGCCGGTCACGGCGAGGTTTATGTCGGAGGAAGAGGAGCAGCGGATGGAGACTCCTGTTCCGGCACAGGCACCACAGCCTTCCGCAGCCTTTGTGAGTGCGGAGCCGGCCCACTCGAGCGCAGAGGAAGCATTCTCCGCGCCAGCCGCTCCGGCTCCCCTGGTTGAGGAGGATTTGACCCCGGCCCACCCCGTGCAACCCGAGAGGATCGCCGAGCCTTTCGCGGAACCGCATGTTGAAGCGCATCCCGATCCCTGGGCTGAGGCGCCGGTCGAACAGAACCAGATTCCGGTAGCCGCCGTCACCGCAGAGCACGACCTCTTTCCCCGGGAGACACGCAGCATCTTTGGTGATTCCGATTCGGAGCAGGGAGCCGAGAACCTCGATATTCCTGCATTTCTGCGCCGCGGAGGCCTGTAG
- the tsaE gene encoding tRNA (adenosine(37)-N6)-threonylcarbamoyltransferase complex ATPase subunit type 1 TsaE, whose protein sequence is MAETADIKVYEFESASSAETIQVGRELAKLLVPPKFLILRGNLGTGKTTLVKGIAQALDAADPDEVTSPTFTLIHEFEGTRNGKPVLLYHLDLYRIEGERQLETLGLDDIATPDSIVLVEWGEKFKSVLKRSNGEIRLEATGGDTRKITVTLKD, encoded by the coding sequence ATGGCGGAAACGGCGGACATCAAGGTTTACGAATTCGAGTCAGCGAGCAGTGCGGAGACGATTCAGGTGGGCCGCGAGCTGGCCAAATTGCTGGTGCCCCCGAAGTTTCTGATTCTGCGAGGCAACCTCGGAACCGGCAAAACCACGCTGGTCAAAGGGATTGCCCAGGCCCTCGATGCTGCCGACCCCGATGAGGTCACCAGCCCCACGTTCACGCTCATCCACGAATTTGAGGGCACCCGCAACGGAAAGCCGGTGCTGCTTTACCACCTGGATCTCTACCGCATTGAGGGCGAGCGCCAGTTGGAAACACTGGGTCTCGATGACATCGCGACACCCGACAGCATCGTGCTGGTGGAGTGGGGAGAGAAGTTCAAGAGCGTGCTGAAGCGAAGCAACGGCGAGATCCGCCTGGAAGCCACCGGCGGCGATACCCGCAAAATCACCGTCACGCTGAAGGATTAG
- a CDS encoding FtsQ-type POTRA domain-containing protein encodes MAKIEGYTSRASALAEDEPLDSFYRPAAASSRPRPELPLPIDEVETDPGESFLRSRRRVPVRRGLLPKNRIARIAVGFAVIAGLVLLVMLGLAVRDFFRHDPRFRIDSASNIQILGNSEVTRAELLSVFGSDIGRNVFFIPMAERRADLERLPWVEHATVMRLLPNQLRISIVERTPIAFVRHGNGIGLVDRNGVLLSMPPSVLAARHFSFPVVTGIEATDPLSIRAARMKLYQRFVADLDSGGEKVSEQLSEVDLTDPEDVKVLMPERGSDVLAHFGEDKFLSRYRNYKAHLPEWRQQYPHLAAVDLRYEHQVVLEMEKNAQPAPRQVPETKAQPVRKAVKPHSTPAPRKAHAKTSTPAGHR; translated from the coding sequence GTGGCAAAAATCGAAGGATATACAAGCCGTGCATCGGCGCTCGCGGAAGACGAGCCGCTGGACTCGTTCTATCGTCCGGCAGCAGCTTCGTCCCGACCGCGGCCTGAGCTTCCTCTGCCCATTGATGAGGTGGAGACGGACCCCGGAGAATCGTTTCTCCGCTCGCGCAGGCGTGTGCCTGTGCGCCGGGGCCTGCTGCCCAAAAATCGGATCGCCCGGATTGCGGTTGGTTTCGCGGTCATCGCCGGTCTGGTGCTGCTCGTCATGCTTGGACTCGCCGTGCGCGACTTTTTCCGGCACGACCCGCGCTTCCGCATCGATAGCGCCTCCAACATTCAGATCCTGGGGAACAGCGAAGTGACGCGTGCGGAACTGCTTTCCGTCTTTGGCAGCGATATTGGGCGGAATGTCTTTTTTATCCCCATGGCGGAACGGCGGGCTGATCTCGAACGCCTGCCCTGGGTAGAGCACGCCACGGTGATGCGCCTGCTGCCCAATCAACTGCGTATCTCCATCGTCGAGCGTACCCCCATCGCCTTCGTGCGCCACGGCAATGGCATCGGCCTGGTGGATCGCAACGGAGTGCTCCTCTCCATGCCGCCTTCGGTCCTCGCCGCGAGACACTTCTCCTTCCCGGTGGTTACCGGAATCGAGGCCACCGACCCGCTCTCTATCCGTGCGGCCCGCATGAAGCTCTACCAGCGATTTGTCGCCGATCTCGACTCGGGCGGGGAAAAGGTCTCCGAGCAGTTGAGCGAAGTGGATCTGACCGATCCTGAGGATGTAAAGGTCCTCATGCCGGAGCGCGGCTCGGATGTTCTTGCCCACTTTGGAGAAGATAAGTTTCTCAGCCGATATAGGAATTACAAGGCTCATCTGCCGGAGTGGCGTCAGCAGTATCCCCACCTGGCGGCGGTGGACCTGCGTTATGAGCATCAGGTAGTCCTGGAGATGGAAAAGAATGCCCAGCCGGCTCCCCGGCAGGTACCCGAGACGAAAGCGCAGCCCGTGCGGAAGGCCGTGAAGCCGCACAGCACGCCGGCCCCACGGAAGGCGCATGCCAAAACCTCAACCCCGGCAGGTCACCGATGA